The stretch of DNA TGAATTCTTCGACGCTCGTTGGCCACGGCTTCTTCGACGATCTGATTGACCAGGTCTGGATGTTCATTTCTTAGAGTTTCTAAATCCATTTTATTTTTCGCTCCTTTATCAATGGGTTCTGGATTGGTTGAATTGAGAATACTTGCTCCGGCCTCATTAGCTAGCTGGATACGCATCTTGTCAATGACCTCTTTTGGAAGCATGCCATTTACTAGTTCTGGGAAATCAGCAGTAGCTACTGCGTCAATTTCTGTTTCAAACATAATTTCATCGATAAAACCAGCTTCTTTCGCTTCCGGGGCACTCAGCCAAGTCTCTTTGTTCATCATGGATGCAAGTTCTTCATCTGACTTGCCTGTTTTCGCTGAATATGTTGACATGATCGACTTGTTCACCTTCTGGAGCAAATCGCTTGTGGCATCCATTTCGCGATAGTCGCCTTGTGCAATAGCACTTGCATTATGAATCATAAAAGATGCAGTGGGAGACATCTTAACGATTGTTCCAGCCATTGCAACGACACTGGCAGCTGAAGCAGCCAAGCCGACAACTTCCACATTAACATTGCCTTTGAACTTCCTTAATTCCGTATAAATTTCAGAAGCCGCGAATACTGAACCGCCGCCACTGTTTATTACTACCTGAAGCTCCGATGATTGACTAGCAATGGCCTTATCAATGACTTTATTGACTTTTGATGGGCTAGTAGCAGGAATTCCAAACCAATCATAAATCCATTGTTCCGAATCTCCTACAATAGGGCCTCTAATTTCAATCTTCATCATCTTTCACCTCCTCTCGATCAAGCGTTTCATTATAAGCGAGATCAAGTCCACCCTCACGACGCATCCGCTCTTCCCGCACGCGTTGCGG from Bacillus sp. OxB-1 encodes:
- a CDS encoding head maturation protease, ClpP-related, giving the protein MMKIEIRGPIVGDSEQWIYDWFGIPATSPSKVNKVIDKAIASQSSELQVVINSGGGSVFAASEIYTELRKFKGNVNVEVVGLAASAASVVAMAGTIVKMSPTASFMIHNASAIAQGDYREMDATSDLLQKVNKSIMSTYSAKTGKSDEELASMMNKETWLSAPEAKEAGFIDEIMFETEIDAVATADFPELVNGMLPKEVIDKMRIQLANEAGASILNSTNPEPIDKGAKNKMDLETLRNEHPDLVNQIVEEAVANERRRIQDIENIAVPGSEEIINKAKFESGISAADTAMEILKNEKTKKTTLLNNIKQDAEPLNEIESGASPQKNENVDSFVDNILGNLGLKGVK